From the genome of Nitrospirota bacterium, one region includes:
- a CDS encoding acyl-CoA dehydrogenase family protein, with protein AKLFATDVAMKVTTDAVQVMGGSGYMKEYPVEKMMRDAKILQIYEGTNQIQRNVIALDMIREATRAK; from the coding sequence GGCAAAGCTCTTCGCCACCGATGTCGCGATGAAGGTCACTACCGACGCCGTCCAGGTAATGGGCGGCTCGGGCTACATGAAGGAATATCCCGTCGAGAAGATGATGCGGGACGCCAAGATCCTGCAGATCTATGAAGGCACCAACCAGATCCAGCGCAATGTCATCGCCCTCGATATGATCCGGGAAGCG